TGGTTTTGACTTAGTTTTCTTATGACTTGCCTTTATACTTTATTTAAAGCAAAAAGTCAATGACTGAATATCTCTATTACTTTTCTCACAGACAAGATGGAAAAGCGAGGAAAATAGTTTCACTAAATTCTAATTAAATATTTTCAGCGATCGCGTTAGCGACGCAGACCAATCACTCCTTCTAAATCTGCTCCAGTGAAGTTTGCTTCAGTTACACTAGCATTGGTGAGATTTGCATCTTCTAGATCAGCATTTGTAAAATTAGCTCTACTGAGATTAGCTCCAGTTAAATTTAACGTGAGTTCGACGGGTTGATTTAGGTGCAAAAAAAAGCTGAGACTGGAATTAAGAAGAAAAAATAAAGGGTGTCTCAGCTATGTC
This genomic interval from Chlorogloeopsis sp. ULAP01 contains the following:
- a CDS encoding pentapeptide repeat-containing protein — encoded protein: MHLNQPVELTLNLTGANLSRANFTNADLEDANLTNASVTEANFTGADLEGVIGLRR